From the Bacillota bacterium genome, the window TCTCCTCGGCGACCATCTGCGAGGTGGCCTTCTTGTTGGCCGCGTAAGCCCGCTTGATCGCCTCGATCAGGGCGCCGTAGGCGTCCCAGCCGGAGTAGCTCTGGGCGATGGCGGCGTATCCGAACTTGGTCTGGTACTCGCCGGAGAACTGCTTCAGGTTGGCGGCGGCGGGATCGACGCCGTACGGGAAATAGACGCCCTCAGAGGCCTTGGGGTCGGTGTTGCTCGAGGTGGCAAAGGGGATGTAGGAGTTGTCTCCGAGGATGGTCGCCTTGATCCCGAGCTCGTAGGCCTGCTGCAGGGTGAGCGGGATCTCCTGCGGGTAGTTCGGCATGTAGATCGCTTCGGGCTTGGCGTTCTTGATCTTGGTCAACTGGGTCTTGTAGTCCTTGTCGGCGGTCAGGAAGGTCTCCTTATCGAGGATCGTCCCGCCGTGGGCAGTAACGTAGGCGATGAACGGTTCCGCCAGGGAGACCGAGTAGGCGTTCTGCTGGTTGTAGAGGATGGCGAACTTCGTCAGCTTCAGTTCCTTGATGGCGTACTCCGCGATGATCCGGGCCTGGGTGCCGGCAGAGTTCTGACCCAGGAACATATAGGCGTATGGCTTGCCGGTCTTCGCGTCGGTGGTCGCCTTCTCGTCCATGAAGAGGCCGACGATGGGGACCTTCTTCGTGTCGGAGATGGGCGCGAGGGCGATGCCCATGTTGGCGATGGGCGGACCGAGGACGGCCAGGACCTTGTCTTGATCAACCAAGCGGTTGTATGCGTTGATGGCTTCGTTGACTTCGGATTTGGTGTCGTAGCTGATGATCCGAACCTTTTTCCCGTTGATGCCACCGGCGGCGTTGAGCTTCTCCGTATACATCTGGGCGGCGTTGGTCATGGCCAAGCCAAAGGCCTTATTCGGGCCAGACAGGTCCTGGATGTTGCCGATCAGGATCTCACTTGACCCACTGCTGCACGCGGTGGCGAAGACGGCCACCGACGCCAGCATGACCACGGTCAGAAGCAGAGCTAGGCTCTTCCGCACCTTCCATCCTCCTCATTAGTCGACTTGCTTACGGTCACTTGCCTCTTGGTTCGTTCCGGAACGGAGCGAGTCAGGCAACCTTTGGATTCTGGGAGACCACCCCCTCGATTCCTGCGGCCAAGAGAAACCGACAAATCGGAACCAAACCAAGCCTGATGACCGAGGCGCGAGCAGTCGTGGGCTCTTGTGCCATCTTTCACATGTAGCAAGACCTATGCCACGGCACGGGAGAACAAGAAAGGCCGTCGCGGAGGGGCTTGTCCGCTCCTCCCCGCATCACCCTGTCCGCGGGTGTCGGTTCTGACCGACAGAGCCCGCTCGATGAGGCCGGAAACCGGGGCGCGTCTACCATTCAGCTGTTGTCTGGCTTCTCCGACATGTCGGTTCAGAGCGACGTCCTATCGCTTGGCAAGTCCGAATTGTCCCATTTTTTCATAGAGGGTCGAGCGGTGAATGCCGAGGCGACGGGCAGCTTTCACCTTGTTCCCCCCGGCCGCCTCGACGGCCTGGGTGATAGCCTCCCGTTCGGCCTTGGCGACCGCCTCGGCCAGGGTGCCTTCGAAGAAGGGACCGGCCTCGCCCCGGCCGGTCGCCGACCGGAGCGCGGGGGGGAGGTCTTCCAGGGCGATGACCTCCCCCTCGGCCAGGTTCACCGCCCGTTCGATGACGTTGAGGAGCTCACGGATGTTCCCCGGCCAGGCGTAAGCGCTGATGGCCGCCATGGCCGCCGGGGAGAAGTGCCTCAGAGGCACCTGGAGTTCATTGCAGACCTTGGCCATGTGCCTTTGGATGATCTCCGGGATGTCGCCGAGCCGTTCCCGGAGGGGCGGGACGACGATGGAAACGACGTTCAGCCGGTAGTAGAGGTCGGCCCGAAAGGTTCCTTCGGCCACCAGGGCCTTGAGGTCGCGATTGGTGGCGGCGATGACCCGGACGTCGACCGGGATCGGCTTGACCCCCCCGACCCGCTCGATCTCCCTTTCCTGCAGGGTCCTGAGGAGCTTGGCCTGCATACTGGGCGACATGTCCCCGACCTCGTCGAGGAAGATCGTCCCGTGCTCGGCCAGCTCGAATTTGCCCGGCTTGCCGCTCTTGACGGCCCCGGTGAAGGCCCCCGGTTCATAGCCGAAGAGCTCAGACTCCAGCAACTGCTCGGGGATGGCGGCGCAATTGACCTTGACGAAGGGACCGCGGGCCCGTCCCCCGACGCGGTGAATGGCATGGGCGAAGATCTCCTTCCCCACCCCGCTCTCGCCGAGGATGAGGACGGTGGAGTCGCCCCGCGCCGCCTTCAAGGCCACTTTCTTGGCCTCGCGGATGGCCTCGCTCTGCCCGTGGACGTCGTCCAGGGTGAAGCGAGCCCCCAGGATGTCCTGCAACTGCGTCTCGTAGAACTGGATCCGATCCTCGAGGAGGTTGAGCCGGCCGACCAGTCCCTTGATTTCTTCGGTGCGCTGGAAGACCAACTGCCCCAAGGCCCCGATGACCTTCCCGTTCAGCCGGATGGGGATCCGATGCCCCAGGATGTTCTGCCCTTTGATCCGCTGGACGACGGAGATCTCCGGGATCCCCGTCTGGGCGACCTGGTGGAGGCGCGTGTTGTCGATGATCTCGGTGACGTGCCGGCCGATCAGGTCCTGGGGTTCCTTGCCGAGGAAGTCGGCGTAGGCCCGGTTGATCATGATGATCCGGCCTTCCCGGTCGACCACGACGACGCCTTCGTACGAGCTGTCCATGACCGCTTCGAGGAACTGGCTCTTGGCCTGGGCCGCCTGCAGCTCGGCCTTGATGGGGTCTGGGCGGTGACGAGGGGCCATGCTAAATCTCCTCCCGCGGGCGCGAAGATTGCCTCGCCGTCTGCTTGACAGCCTCGCTCGTAGAAATGAAAAGGCCAGCATCCGGCGCTTGTCAGAGGATGACTTCGCCGGGTGCCGGTCCCTTTCCTTTCAAGTGTCGGCTGCAAACGACAGGTAATGTCGGATTCCTAAGACACTCTTGGGAGAATCTGCCTGCTCGTTGCTCAGGCCCCCCGCCTGGCGGTCATCGAACCGAGGATGGTGAAGAAGACGCAGAAACCGGCCAGGATGGCCAGGGACGGCCAGACGCTGAAGAGCCCGAAGCCTTTGACCATGACGTCCTTCATCGCCTGATTGGCGTAGGTCAGGGGCATGGCGTGGGCCAGCCCACGGAGGACCGGGGCCATGTCCTCCAGGGCAAAGAGCATCCCGGACAGGAGGACCTGCGGGATGATGACCAGCGGGATGAACTGAACCACCTGCAGCTCGTTCTTGGCGAAGGTGGACAGGAAGATCCCCAAGTTGACGGCGCCGATGGTCAGGATCACCTCAACCAGGAAGACCACGGCGACATTGCCGACGTAGTGGACCTTGAGGACATAGATGACGAACAAGAGGACGAGGGCCGACTGGACCAGTGAGAAGATGGTAAAACCGAGGGTGTAGCCGAGGATCATCTCGGCCGGCTTCATCGGTGAGGCGAACAGCCGGACCATCGTCCCCTGAGTCCGCTCACGGAGGAAGGACACCGAGGTCAACAGGAAGACGAAGAAGAAGGCGAAGAAGCCGATGAATGACGGGGCCATCAGGTCGATG encodes:
- a CDS encoding ABC transporter permease, translated to MNLIVVWAVVKRIVRQFGRDKRTMGLIFVVPVAVLSLLVWMLRSPLATPKVAVVSPNPEVKRLASTTLAEGGQIELVDLGSADYREAVKDGTIKAAYVIPGDVLTSMAQGRAPKIDVLVQGTNPGLTRLAEAMSGRIVQALLPAVPRPAQTIPSAGPNAAPAAVAPSAPVKPVVETEYLYGGADFTSIDLMAPSFIGFFAFFFVFLLTSVSFLRERTQGTMVRLFASPMKPAEMILGYTLGFTIFSLVQSALVLLFVIYVLKVHYVGNVAVVFLVEVILTIGAVNLGIFLSTFAKNELQVVQFIPLVIIPQVLLSGMLFALEDMAPVLRGLAHAMPLTYANQAMKDVMVKGFGLFSVWPSLAILAGFCVFFTILGSMTARRGA
- a CDS encoding sigma 54-interacting transcriptional regulator; this translates as MAPRHRPDPIKAELQAAQAKSQFLEAVMDSSYEGVVVVDREGRIIMINRAYADFLGKEPQDLIGRHVTEIIDNTRLHQVAQTGIPEISVVQRIKGQNILGHRIPIRLNGKVIGALGQLVFQRTEEIKGLVGRLNLLEDRIQFYETQLQDILGARFTLDDVHGQSEAIREAKKVALKAARGDSTVLILGESGVGKEIFAHAIHRVGGRARGPFVKVNCAAIPEQLLESELFGYEPGAFTGAVKSGKPGKFELAEHGTIFLDEVGDMSPSMQAKLLRTLQEREIERVGGVKPIPVDVRVIAATNRDLKALVAEGTFRADLYYRLNVVSIVVPPLRERLGDIPEIIQRHMAKVCNELQVPLRHFSPAAMAAISAYAWPGNIRELLNVIERAVNLAEGEVIALEDLPPALRSATGRGEAGPFFEGTLAEAVAKAEREAITQAVEAAGGNKVKAARRLGIHRSTLYEKMGQFGLAKR
- a CDS encoding ABC transporter substrate-binding protein, coding for MRKSLALLLTVVMLASVAVFATACSSGSSEILIGNIQDLSGPNKAFGLAMTNAAQMYTEKLNAAGGINGKKVRIISYDTKSEVNEAINAYNRLVDQDKVLAVLGPPIANMGIALAPISDTKKVPIVGLFMDEKATTDAKTGKPYAYMFLGQNSAGTQARIIAEYAIKELKLTKFAILYNQQNAYSVSLAEPFIAYVTAHGGTILDKETFLTADKDYKTQLTKIKNAKPEAIYMPNYPQEIPLTLQQAYELGIKATILGDNSYIPFATSSNTDPKASEGVYFPYGVDPAAANLKQFSGEYQTKFGYAAIAQSYSGWDAYGALIEAIKRAYAANKKATSQMVAEEMNKTKAFPGYQGSVTISSDTHRPVGLPMVILQMKGGKPTTLTKYTEPTQ